From one Vicia villosa cultivar HV-30 ecotype Madison, WI unplaced genomic scaffold, Vvil1.0 ctg.001929F_1_1, whole genome shotgun sequence genomic stretch:
- the LOC131637147 gene encoding uncharacterized protein LOC131637147: protein MNDDFAYSFWRNADIGFSFSNSVGRSGGLITLWKKNNMEVLHSFKGEGFLEAFRDGEWIIGGDFNAIKNVRERKGRAGVVNKKEAELFADFIHKSALVDIPCKGKKYTWFSRDGKSMSRIDRFLLSHKVVNRWEVIGKMIDDRDISDHYPIWILTDKYNWGPKPFKFNNEWFLFDSFIPFVEKEWKSLKVEGRGDFVLKEKLRLLKDKLKRWNKDVFGKIDLDIEEGVNDINLADERLDSIPFANSSFEENLLFEKRRRVVFGGI, encoded by the exons ATGAATGATGATTTTGCTTATAGCTTTTGGAGAAATGCGGACATTGGTTTCTCTTTTTCTAATTCGGTAGGAAGATCGGGTGGTTTGATTACTTTATGGAAGAAAAACAACATGGAGGTCTTGCATAGCTTTAAAGGGGAAGGATTCTTAG AGGCTTTTAGGGACGGAGAATGGATAATAGGAGGAGATTTCAATGCTATCAAGAATGTTAGAGAAAGAAAAGGGAGGGCGGGAGTGGTAAATAAGAAAGAGGCGGAGCTTTTTGCGGATTTTATTCATAAGAGTGCTTTGGTGGATATTCCGTGTAAGGGGAAAAAATATACGTGGTTTAGCAGAGATGGCAAGTCTATGAGTAGGATTGATCGTTTCCTATTATCTCACAAAGTTGTGAATAGATGGGAAGTTATTGGTAAAATGATCGACGATAGGGATATTTCGGACCATTATCCCATTTGGATTTTGACGGATAAATACAATTGGGGGCCGAAACCTTTCaagttcaataatgaatggtttttGTTTGATTCTTTCATACCGTTTGTTGAAAAGGAGTGGAAGAGCTTGAAGGTGGAAGGAAGAGGGgactttgttttgaaagaaaaactTAGACTTTTAAAAGACAAACTCAAAAGGTGGAATAAGGATGTTTTCGGAAAGATTGACTTGGATATAGAGGAAGGTGTCAACGACATTAATCTTGCCGATGAAAGGTTAGATTCTATTCCTTTTGCTAATTCATCTTTTGAGGAAAACTTGCTTTTTGAAAAGAGGCGACGTGTGGTTTTTGGCGGAATTTGA